Below is a window of Deltaproteobacteria bacterium DNA.
CGATGAGGTTAATGATCGCCTGTGCAAGAAGGGAAGGATTCGCCTTTACCGTCAGGCCGTCCGGACACTGGACCGGCACAGAGATGTTTTTTTCCTCTGCCCCGATGCTGCAGCTTGTAACCGCCTGATGGAGAATCTCCTTCATGGGCACCTCCTCAAAAGAAACTTCGCCCCGATCCGTCTGATCCTCGGCCTTAGACAGGTTCAGGAGGTCCTCCACGATGGCGTTGAGCCTGTCGGAGTGCCTCAGGATGATATGGAGAAACCTTTCCGCCGTCTCCCTGTCTTCCAGCGCCCCGTCAAGGAGGGTCTCCACGAACCCCTTAATGGAGGTGATGGGGGTTCGTATCTCGTGGGAGGCATTGGCGACAAAATCCCGCCGCACCCGCTCCAACCGCCTTATCTTTGAAACGTCATTAAGCACCACCACGGCCCCGATCCTTCTCCTGTCGACCCCAAGGAGAGGTGTGCCGTGAAGCTGCAGGGTTCTCTCCCGGGCGCTCCCCAGAATGATCTCCCCCTCGATGGCCCATGGGCTGCTGATGGTCCTGGTGACAAACTCCTGCAGGTCCGCATTTCTGACTACCTCCTGGATGGTCCTGCTCTGTGCCACGTCGGGGTCGGTCCCCAGCATCCGGGCCGCGGCCTGGTTGAGGCTGATAACCCTTTCATCGGCGTCGAGGGCCACCACCCCTTCCGTCATACTGGAGAGTATCGCTTCCAGTTCGTTTCTCTGGTCGAGGACGGCGCGTATCCTGTCGTCCAGCTGCCCGGCCATGCGGTTCATCTCTTCCGCAAGCCCGGCGAACTCCTCAACCCTGGGGACCGGCAGCCTGGCGGAAAAGTCACCGTGGCCGAAACGTTTGGCCGCCTCCCGCATGGCCCTGAGCGGAGCCGTGATCCTGCGTGACAGAAGGACGCTGAGGAGAGCGACCAGGATTCCGAAAACGATGGCGCCGAACCCCAGTCGGACTCTCTGGGTCCAGAGAGCCTCGGAGAGTGTGGAAACGGGCAGAGCCACCCGGACAACACCTTCGTCCGGACTGCTGAAGATAGGGACAGCCACGTACATAAGTGTCTTTTCCAGTGTGTGGCTGTATCTCACGGACATACCTTTCCCGGCCCTTACCGCCGCCCTGATCTCCGGACGATCGGAATGGTTGTCCATAAGCGCCGGATCTCGTGCAGAATCGCACAGGACTTTCCCGGATGGGCGGATCACCGTCACGCGCGTCCCAGACCTGTCCCCGAATTCCCCGCACCATCCTCTCAGGTCGGATTGCGCTCCCGGGCCGGGAAGGCCCCCGGGAGAAATCTGGGCGATCCCGTCGGCGGCTACCCGTGCCAAGGCCCCGAGGTCGCTGCTTTTCCTCTCGTAGTAGAACCGGGTCATATCCCGGACGGCGATCCAGGCAACTCCGCTCAGAGAGATGGCGGCTATGGCCAGGAAGGAGGGGAGCAATACCCATGTGAGGCTTCTACGAGACATGGCTTTTTATTTCACGGAAAGCGAAAAGTGTCATTCCTTGAACCTGTACCCTACTCCACGGACCGTCTCTATCTGCCCGCCGACATCTCCCAGTTTCCGGCGGAGGCTGAAGACGTGGACATCAACCGATCTTTCCGTCACCGGGTAGTCGTCACCTTTGGCAGCGTCCACGATCTGGGACCGGGTGAAGACCCACCCGGGCCGCCGGGCGAGAAAAAGGAGGATATTGAACTCTGTGAAGGTGACCGGGATGGAAACACCATTTGAAACAACCTCGCGTCTACCGGGGTGGATAGTCAGGCATCCTCTCTCGAAGGCACACTCCCCGGCGTCCCCCGGCTCGACGTTCGAACGCCTGAGGACCGCCTTGACCCTCGCCACAAGAACCTTCGGTGAAAACGGCTTGATAACGTAATCGTCCGCACCCAACTCCAGTCCCACGACAACATCTGGTTCGTCCCCCTTGGCCGTGACAATAACGACGGGTATTGAACGCGTGGACTGGTCCGTCGAAAGACGCCTGCAGACCTCCAGGCCGTCAATCCCCGGCAGCATCAGGTCCAGAAGAATAATGTCGGGCCGACGCAGCTTCGCGAGACTGAGCCCTTCTTCCCCGGACCGGGCCACCTTAACCACGAACCCCTCTCGGGCCAGGTTGTATTCCATCAACTCGGCGATGTCCGCGTCATCTTCGATAACGAGGATTTTTTCCCTTTCCATCCGCTCTGCTCCGTTTCGGTTCCGGGGGACGTAGTTAAGTTGTTAAGTTGTCAGGAGCTTTTCCTTAAGTCTGATTATATACCATCGAGTTCGCTTAAACATGGCATTTCAAATCCTGACAACTTAACAACTTAACTACGTCCCCCAGGATATGATATACATCCTCTGGCTGTTGTGAATCGCTGAAAACCCGGGAAAGGACTGTGGATGTTATGGAGGACGGAAAAGACCGCCTGAAGGGCACGGTCCTGATGATTATCGGTGTGCTCGTGATAAGCCCCGACACACTCCTCATCTCCATCCTAAGCGCAGACAGGTGGACCGTGGTGTTCTGGCGGAGTCTTCTTACGGCTCTGACCCTGTCTGCCGTCATGGTCGTTCGCCACGGACGACGGGCCGCAGCCAGGATGGCCGGGATCGGTCCTGGTGGGATTGTGGTGGGCGTCCTCTTCGGTACCAGCACCATCGCGTTCGTCAGTTCCGTGACCTTGACCACAGCTGCCAATTCCCTCGTCATAATAGCGGCCATTCCACTCCTCGCGGCCCTTTTTTCACTGCTGTTTCTGGGTGAAAGGATACCTGCCAGGACCTGGTCGGCGGGGGCTGTCGGCCTGTTATCCATCGTCATCATTTTTTCCGGAAGCCTGGGAGGCGGGGCTCTCATCGGTGACCTTCTCGCCCTGGTCACGGCAATTTGCCTTGCCGTTAATTTCATCCTCATCCGGCTTTTCCGGCAGACGAACATGGTGCCCGCGGTGATTCTGGGAGGCGTGATATCCGCCCTGGTCGTTTTCCCGTTCTCCTCGCCCCTGAGCGTTTTGCCACACGACATTCTGCCCCTGCTTTTCATGGGGATGGTGGTGCTTCCGATACCGCTGGTCCTCATGACCATCGCTCCAAAGCTTATCACGGCCCCTGAAGTGGGGCTGATCATGCTTCTGGAAACGGTGCTGGGCCCTCTCTGGGTATGGCTGGCCATCGGCCAGATACCGGCTCCGCAGACCTTCGTCGGAGGTCTTATTCTCCTTTCCACCCTCGCGATCCACTCCCTTTTTTCCCTCCGGGAACCCAACCATGGTGAAACCATTGTGGAAAGATAATTCAACACAGGGTGAATATGGTCTCACGCTCGTTCGTCACACCCTTCGACAAGCTCAGGGTCTGTGACTCACTAAAGACGCCAAGGCCGCGAAGAAAATCAGTTCAGTCCTATTCCCCTCACCTGACTTCTCCCGCAGGGAGAAGGATTTCTCTGAAATCGGCTAATTGAGACCTTACAGATGGAGATGAAAGCAAGCTTTCATCGCAAGCTGAAATGTCTCAACAGCTTTGGTGAGGGGATGCGCCCTTCTTTGCGAGCTTAGCGGCTTTGCGTGAGGCCGCCCTTGATCTTCTCTGTGAAACCCTCCTTTGAAACCCTGTGGGGTGACCTTCAATCGGTCACACCGTGGTGAATTAGCTTTCAATCCTGAATGCCTTGAGGCCGGAAGGTTAAAGGATCTCGACCACCTCATCAAATGGTTTTCTTTTCTTATTGCCCTTCTTTGTAAAACCCTCCCTGGAATAACCAAGTGGTGTTATGCAGAACACCCTCTCGTTCCCTTTGATGGAAAGAGCCTCATTCAGGATATCCGGATCAAAAGCCGCGATCCAACATGTCCCCACGCCTTCATATTCGGCAGCCAGGATCATGTGGTCCATGGCAATCGTCAGGTCGGTCTCCAGGTAATTGTGTCCGTCTTTCTGACGCACCCACGCCTGATCGGGCCTGCCGACCACGACAAGTATGTGGGGCGCGTCCTTAAACCAGGCGCCCTGGTAGCATGGACGCACCTTCGCCAGCATTTCCTCGGAGGAAACAACCACGAACCGCCACGGCTGACGGTTAGCCGCGGAAGGCGCCAGCCTTCCGGCTTCCAGAATCCTGTGGAGGGTCTCTTTGTCCAGAGGCTTTTTCGGATCATAGTCCCTTATACTTTCCCTGTTCTTGATCAGTCCATAAAAGTCCATATCACTTCCCTCCGGCAGGCAGGGCCTGTCGCCTTTTTGTTTTACTTCAGCCTTCTTCGGTCCGATTCCCTTCGAACTCTTCTTAAGTTTAGCAGAAACAGATCAGGGAAACAGGCAGTTAGTTTACAGTGTGCTATACTTATCTGAAGGATCTTCCCAAAGGGAGAGGGGTTGGGAATATCGGTAAACGCCAGCACAGCATAAGCTCATCCACATGGAGGGGGGGCCATTCTTCCAGAGCCGTTGGTACCCCGAAAAATGGCTATATCCGGTGGGTCTTGCCGTTTTCAGCGGCAGCTGTGACCATTCTCGCCCTGTTAAATGTATGGGCTCCCCGTTTGGCCTCCGCGGGAAGCCTGGCCGATCTGAACCTTGCCAATCGCGTTGAACAATCCCTGAACGTCACGGATGAAATCGCTAACCCGCACGACATGTCCTGCGATGAATGTCATGAGGTAACGGGGCAAGGCAGATTTCTTGAGTATATGGTGGGTGATGACACCGTCAAGTTGTGCAGAAGGTGTCACGAACCGACCCATGTGCACCCTGTCGGGGTTAAAGCCACGGATGACCCTGAAAAGCTGTCCAGGATCTGGCTCCCCCTGGGAAACGGCGCCTTTTGGGGAAAAATCGTCTGCCTGACATGTCACTACGTTCACTCCGACAGGTTTCGCAGACACCTCCTGAGGGGAGACACCGAAGTGACCCGGAACCGCCAGGAGTATCTTTGTTCCGCCTGTCATTCCAACCGGCTCATAACGAAGTCTCCGCATGACCCAAAAAGCAAGTCGTGCCCTCTCTGCCACACCAGCATCCCGAAAAAGGGCCAATCCATAACAAAAATCCTGGACCCAAACGTTCAGGAAAGATGCAACTTCTGCCACGGTGCCCTGGACAACGGCCACTTCCTTTCAGTCAATCCATTCGCCGACCCTGATGTTACATGGAGGTTTGAAAAGATGGGGATACCCCTGCTTGGAGGCAGGTTTACCTGTATCAGCTGCCACGATCCCCATTCAGCGAGGAACCGGAAGAAAAAGATGCTCCGGAACAGCTACCTGACCATAGCCGCGCGCTCCGACCACGTCAACCCTCATTGGAAGGAGGTCATGTGTATCTCCTGTCATACCGGAATTCCCGAGAATGGAAAGCGAAAGCTCCGCTTCGGCGGTGATATCAACCAGCTCTGTGATAGATGCCATAATGGAAAATTCGCCCGCAGGGACGTTCACCCGGTGGGGGTCATACCATCCGCAAAGGTTGATATTCCACCTGACATGCCGTTAAGCGATGGAAAACTCAGCTGCGACACATGTCATGACCCGTCGCTTCAGGAAGGCGGTGAACATTTCGGTTCCGCGAGGAAAGAAAACCCGAAGT
It encodes the following:
- a CDS encoding HAMP domain-containing protein, yielding MSRRSLTWVLLPSFLAIAAISLSGVAWIAVRDMTRFYYERKSSDLGALARVAADGIAQISPGGLPGPGAQSDLRGWCGEFGDRSGTRVTVIRPSGKVLCDSARDPALMDNHSDRPEIRAAVRAGKGMSVRYSHTLEKTLMYVAVPIFSSPDEGVVRVALPVSTLSEALWTQRVRLGFGAIVFGILVALLSVLLSRRITAPLRAMREAAKRFGHGDFSARLPVPRVEEFAGLAEEMNRMAGQLDDRIRAVLDQRNELEAILSSMTEGVVALDADERVISLNQAAARMLGTDPDVAQSRTIQEVVRNADLQEFVTRTISSPWAIEGEIILGSARERTLQLHGTPLLGVDRRRIGAVVVLNDVSKIRRLERVRRDFVANASHEIRTPITSIKGFVETLLDGALEDRETAERFLHIILRHSDRLNAIVEDLLNLSKAEDQTDRGEVSFEEVPMKEILHQAVTSCSIGAEEKNISVPVQCPDGLTVKANPSLLAQAIINLIENGIMYSAEGSEVEVSALRVESKILISVRDQGCGIEKTHLSRIFERFYRVDQARSRSLGGTGLGLAIVKHIAQAHGGDVKVISTPGIGSTFTITLPALE
- a CDS encoding DMT family transporter — its product is MDVMEDGKDRLKGTVLMIIGVLVISPDTLLISILSADRWTVVFWRSLLTALTLSAVMVVRHGRRAAARMAGIGPGGIVVGVLFGTSTIAFVSSVTLTTAANSLVIIAAIPLLAALFSLLFLGERIPARTWSAGAVGLLSIVIIFSGSLGGGALIGDLLALVTAICLAVNFILIRLFRQTNMVPAVILGGVISALVVFPFSSPLSVLPHDILPLLFMGMVVLPIPLVLMTIAPKLITAPEVGLIMLLETVLGPLWVWLAIGQIPAPQTFVGGLILLSTLAIHSLFSLREPNHGETIVER
- a CDS encoding response regulator transcription factor — encoded protein: MEREKILVIEDDADIAELMEYNLAREGFVVKVARSGEEGLSLAKLRRPDIILLDLMLPGIDGLEVCRRLSTDQSTRSIPVVIVTAKGDEPDVVVGLELGADDYVIKPFSPKVLVARVKAVLRRSNVEPGDAGECAFERGCLTIHPGRREVVSNGVSIPVTFTEFNILLFLARRPGWVFTRSQIVDAAKGDDYPVTERSVDVHVFSLRRKLGDVGGQIETVRGVGYRFKE
- a CDS encoding nitroreductase, with the protein product MDFYGLIKNRESIRDYDPKKPLDKETLHRILEAGRLAPSAANRQPWRFVVVSSEEMLAKVRPCYQGAWFKDAPHILVVVGRPDQAWVRQKDGHNYLETDLTIAMDHMILAAEYEGVGTCWIAAFDPDILNEALSIKGNERVFCITPLGYSREGFTKKGNKKRKPFDEVVEIL